A genomic region of Gemmata massiliana contains the following coding sequences:
- a CDS encoding response regulator, with amino-acid sequence MVERELVILLAEDDEGHAYLVQQNLLDAGLANMVVHVKDGQEALDYIRCEGAYQARMPNGPLLLLLDINMPRVDGIEVLRQLKANPKTDEFPVIMLTTTDDPREVKRCYELGCSSYVTKPVEYDRFVEAVRRLGLFLAIVKVPREDDRA; translated from the coding sequence ATGGTCGAGCGCGAACTGGTTATTCTGCTCGCCGAAGACGACGAGGGGCACGCCTACTTGGTGCAACAGAACCTGCTTGATGCGGGGCTGGCCAATATGGTCGTTCACGTGAAGGACGGGCAGGAGGCGCTCGACTACATCCGGTGCGAGGGCGCGTACCAAGCGCGCATGCCGAACGGCCCGCTGCTGCTGTTGCTGGACATTAACATGCCGCGCGTGGACGGGATCGAGGTGCTGCGCCAACTCAAGGCGAACCCGAAGACGGACGAGTTTCCGGTGATCATGCTGACCACCACTGACGACCCGCGCGAGGTCAAACGGTGCTACGAGCTGGGGTGCTCCAGTTACGTCACCAAGCCGGTCGAGTACGACCGGTTCGTCGAGGCGGTTCGGCGCCTCGGGCTGTTCCTCGCGATCGTGAAAGTGCCCCGAGAAGACGACCGGGCGTAG
- a CDS encoding response regulator, translated as MTVSLAAAAPNVITAATVLVVEDDLGIAELERGRLEEAGYNVVLAATAEEALVEVTKGAVDLVLLDYRLPGGTDGLDFYARAKAAGYDLPVILVTGFSNEATVIQALRVGVRDFVTKSLEYLDYLPEAVARILRQVGTERRLAESEARLTGIIESAKDAVIVVEENRRISLFNPAAERMFGCPAGRAMGRPLTDFIPNEFVSSGADDSESGSLSSRIRSGTRGRRANGEEFPLEATVSRGEVAGSRFHTVVVRDVTERNRAEEALRRSEALLRQAESMAHVAGWTYDVRNGEYVSSEEGSRICECIPGPHVGEELARKVHPDDRARVEAALRQALAGTPFEIEHRLVVGERTKWVNVRGEPALDADGHIVGIIGVTQDVTERKRLEEQFRQAQKMEAFGQLAGGVAHDFNNLLTVINGYSDLLLPTTSAADRPALDAIRDAGDRAAALTAQLLAFSRRAVLEPKVLDPNTVIAETGRLLRRLIGEDIILVTSLDPALSRVRADPGQLGQVLINLAVNARDAMPRGGRLTIETRDVELDEEYTRLRAGVRPGRYVMTAVADTGTGMTEEVKARIFEPFFTTKGVGKGTGLGLATTYGIIKQSGGHVEVYSELGVGTTFKVYLPVVDGPSANAPAETVVVRGGTESVLLVEDQVDVRTFALLALQTYGYAVTPAVDGRDAVNLVAGGTPVDLLVTDVVMPGMSGRELAEILRRQNPGLKALFTSGYTDDAVVRHGVLDADAAFLQKPYTPMALARKVREVLDRHPEG; from the coding sequence ATGACAGTTTCCCTTGCTGCTGCTGCCCCCAACGTCATTACGGCTGCCACCGTTTTGGTCGTTGAGGACGATTTGGGAATCGCCGAACTCGAGCGCGGCCGGCTCGAAGAGGCCGGGTACAACGTGGTGCTCGCCGCGACCGCGGAAGAGGCACTGGTTGAAGTTACGAAGGGGGCGGTCGACCTCGTGCTCCTCGACTACCGGCTCCCCGGTGGAACGGACGGGTTAGACTTCTATGCCCGCGCGAAGGCCGCCGGGTACGACCTACCGGTCATCCTGGTGACCGGGTTCAGTAACGAGGCCACTGTGATTCAGGCGCTGCGCGTCGGGGTCCGGGACTTCGTCACCAAATCCCTGGAGTACCTCGACTACCTCCCGGAAGCGGTCGCCCGGATCTTGCGCCAAGTGGGGACCGAGCGCCGACTGGCCGAGTCCGAGGCTCGGCTGACCGGGATCATTGAGTCGGCGAAGGACGCAGTGATCGTGGTCGAAGAGAACCGGCGCATCAGCCTGTTCAACCCGGCCGCGGAGCGCATGTTCGGGTGCCCGGCGGGGCGCGCGATGGGACGCCCGCTCACCGACTTCATCCCGAACGAATTCGTCTCTTCGGGCGCGGACGATTCCGAGTCCGGCTCCCTGTCGAGTCGCATCCGGTCGGGCACGCGCGGGCGCCGGGCCAACGGCGAGGAGTTCCCGCTGGAAGCGACCGTTTCGCGCGGCGAGGTGGCCGGGAGCCGGTTTCACACGGTGGTCGTGCGGGACGTCACGGAACGGAACCGAGCCGAGGAAGCGCTGCGCCGGAGCGAGGCGCTCCTGCGCCAAGCCGAGAGCATGGCGCATGTCGCCGGGTGGACCTATGACGTGCGCAACGGTGAGTACGTCAGCTCGGAAGAGGGCAGCCGGATCTGTGAGTGCATCCCCGGGCCGCACGTCGGTGAGGAGTTGGCCCGTAAGGTCCACCCGGACGACCGGGCGCGCGTGGAGGCGGCGCTGCGCCAGGCCCTGGCCGGGACGCCGTTCGAGATCGAGCACCGGCTCGTCGTCGGTGAGCGCACCAAATGGGTCAACGTGCGCGGGGAGCCGGCGCTGGACGCGGACGGGCACATCGTGGGGATCATCGGGGTCACCCAGGACGTGACCGAGCGCAAGCGCCTGGAGGAACAGTTCCGTCAGGCCCAGAAGATGGAAGCGTTCGGACAGCTCGCGGGCGGCGTCGCGCACGACTTCAACAACCTCCTCACCGTCATCAACGGGTACTCGGACCTGCTCCTCCCCACCACCTCCGCGGCGGACCGACCCGCTCTCGACGCGATCCGCGACGCGGGCGACCGCGCGGCGGCGCTGACCGCTCAGCTCCTGGCGTTCAGCCGCCGCGCGGTGCTGGAGCCGAAGGTTCTGGACCCGAACACGGTGATCGCCGAAACCGGGCGCCTGCTCCGGCGCCTGATCGGGGAGGACATCATCCTGGTTACCTCGCTCGACCCGGCCCTAAGCCGCGTGCGCGCGGACCCTGGGCAGTTGGGGCAGGTGCTGATTAACTTGGCGGTGAACGCGCGCGACGCGATGCCGCGCGGCGGGCGCCTGACCATCGAGACCCGGGACGTCGAACTAGACGAGGAGTACACCCGACTGCGCGCGGGGGTGCGCCCGGGGCGCTACGTAATGACCGCGGTCGCCGATACCGGGACCGGGATGACGGAGGAGGTGAAGGCCCGGATCTTCGAGCCGTTCTTCACCACGAAGGGGGTCGGGAAGGGGACCGGACTGGGACTGGCCACCACTTACGGGATCATCAAGCAGAGCGGCGGGCACGTCGAGGTGTACAGCGAACTCGGCGTCGGTACCACGTTCAAAGTCTACCTCCCAGTGGTCGACGGACCGTCCGCGAACGCGCCGGCCGAAACGGTCGTGGTGCGAGGCGGGACAGAGTCCGTACTCCTGGTCGAAGATCAGGTGGACGTGCGGACGTTCGCGCTGCTCGCGCTACAGACCTATGGGTACGCGGTGACGCCCGCGGTCGACGGCCGGGACGCGGTGAACCTGGTCGCGGGCGGTACGCCGGTGGACCTGCTCGTAACCGACGTCGTAATGCCCGGGATGAGTGGCCGCGAGTTGGCCGAAATTCTCAGACGACAGAACCCGGGGCTGAAGGCGCTGTTCACGAGTGGGTACACGGACGATGCTGTGGTGCGCCACGGGGTTCTGGACGCGGACGCCGCGTTCCTCCAGAAACCGTACACCCCAATGGCCCTCGCGCGCAAGGTGCGCGAGGTACTCGACCGGCACCCGGAGGGGTAA
- a CDS encoding YciI-like protein, giving the protein MHYLLFYDVAPDYVDRRVPLRAAHLAHAWAAADRGELVLGGALADPPDGAVLLFKCDSPDPVEAFATSDPYVTNGLVTRWRVREWTTVAGETAHNPTRKL; this is encoded by the coding sequence ATGCACTACTTGCTCTTTTACGACGTGGCTCCGGATTACGTGGACCGGCGCGTTCCGCTACGTGCCGCACACCTGGCGCACGCCTGGGCCGCTGCGGATCGCGGGGAATTGGTGCTCGGGGGGGCGCTCGCCGACCCGCCCGACGGGGCCGTGCTACTCTTCAAATGTGACTCACCCGACCCTGTAGAAGCGTTCGCAACTAGCGACCCCTATGTGACAAACGGCTTGGTGACGCGGTGGCGCGTGCGCGAGTGGACGACCGTCGCGGGCGAAACCGCGCACAACCCGACCCGAAAGTTGTAG
- a CDS encoding protein kinase domain-containing protein has protein sequence MASVSVTLSAQSPTPSNSRSRRRDAVLATVLDPRRLPTPPAVALQVVSAASRPDCNPNEIVRLLSQDPALCAKLLKAVNSCLYGLSKPIASLERAITVLGLGPVRSLALGLSLPAIKTGPADPETRAYQITSVAGAIIARDLSARTPRSSPADDMVAGLLRDMGAVLLQQTYPDAWRDMTERWGDHLLAQACEAEEETFGINHADVTAELLSIWKLPPEIVQPIRFHHNPEQLAGAAKAVSRRAELLYFSGLLASLDTVVRHPTVLEYVLDVARTQYGLPKPELIRFMRGIVPKIIDFGELLNRDVRDCPNFAEALTAGGQELVNLAVETNRTRLSGAVPTSGVRQIPVPGGVVPPSQARSAPAPGGQVPQSHARPAPTPAPSGHGTSPQPAPQSQTQYDVWSSAGATLDAGTGRRAAGSKSGPTLPEFRPGFLEQFPVSGCQLGDYELREILGRGAMGIVFKGYEPSLARFVAIKMLAPETSADPRVRERFAREARAGAAVRHENVVTIYAVRELGGISYLAMEYVQGVALDRYIEKKNPLPVTTIVQLARQIALGLAAAHKRGIIHRDIKPANIILEYETNTAKIADFGLARNGADGGNLSQTGGLIGTPYFMAPEQIQGQPATVASDLFSLGGVLYSLCTGIPPFPEKSLAAVLYAVCSAEPKPIYKLRSDIPQWLEDVVMKLLSKDPTQRFKNASEVADALIKSTH, from the coding sequence ATGGCCTCGGTGTCAGTCACGTTATCCGCCCAAAGTCCGACCCCGAGCAACTCCCGGTCCCGCCGGCGCGACGCGGTCCTCGCGACCGTTCTCGATCCGCGCCGGCTCCCGACGCCGCCCGCCGTCGCGCTCCAGGTCGTGAGCGCCGCGAGCCGCCCGGACTGCAATCCTAACGAGATCGTTCGTCTGCTCTCGCAAGACCCGGCCCTTTGCGCGAAGCTGCTGAAGGCGGTCAACTCGTGCCTGTACGGGCTGAGTAAGCCGATCGCCTCGCTGGAGCGCGCGATCACGGTGCTGGGTCTCGGCCCGGTCCGGTCGCTGGCGCTCGGGCTGTCGCTGCCCGCGATCAAGACCGGCCCCGCGGACCCGGAAACGCGGGCCTACCAAATTACGTCCGTCGCCGGGGCGATTATCGCGCGCGACCTCTCCGCGCGCACCCCCCGCTCCTCGCCCGCCGACGACATGGTCGCGGGTCTGCTCCGGGACATGGGCGCGGTGCTGCTCCAGCAAACGTACCCCGATGCCTGGCGCGATATGACGGAGCGCTGGGGCGACCACCTGCTCGCGCAGGCGTGCGAGGCCGAGGAAGAAACGTTCGGTATCAACCACGCGGACGTGACCGCCGAACTGCTCTCGATCTGGAAGTTGCCCCCGGAAATCGTCCAGCCGATCCGCTTCCACCACAACCCGGAACAGCTCGCCGGGGCCGCAAAAGCGGTCAGTCGGCGCGCCGAACTGCTCTACTTCTCGGGCCTGCTCGCGAGCCTCGACACCGTGGTGCGGCACCCGACCGTTCTCGAATACGTACTCGACGTGGCCCGCACTCAATACGGGCTGCCGAAGCCCGAACTCATTCGGTTCATGCGCGGGATCGTTCCCAAGATCATCGATTTCGGCGAGCTACTGAACCGCGACGTGCGCGACTGCCCGAACTTCGCGGAAGCGCTCACGGCGGGCGGACAGGAACTGGTGAACCTCGCGGTGGAGACGAACCGCACTCGACTCAGCGGCGCGGTACCCACGTCCGGCGTGCGCCAGATTCCAGTTCCTGGTGGTGTGGTGCCCCCGTCCCAGGCGCGCTCGGCGCCAGCGCCCGGTGGCCAAGTACCCCAGTCACACGCGCGTCCGGCACCAACTCCGGCCCCGTCCGGGCACGGAACCTCTCCTCAGCCCGCGCCCCAGTCACAAACACAGTACGACGTTTGGTCCTCGGCCGGGGCCACGCTCGATGCGGGCACCGGTCGGCGCGCGGCAGGGTCCAAATCTGGTCCCACGCTGCCCGAGTTCCGCCCCGGGTTCCTCGAACAGTTCCCGGTCAGCGGGTGCCAGTTGGGGGACTACGAACTGCGCGAGATTCTCGGACGCGGGGCGATGGGGATTGTGTTCAAGGGATACGAACCGAGTTTGGCCCGGTTCGTAGCGATCAAGATGCTCGCGCCAGAAACGTCGGCGGACCCGCGGGTCCGGGAGCGGTTCGCGCGGGAGGCTCGGGCGGGTGCGGCGGTCCGGCACGAAAACGTGGTCACCATCTACGCGGTGCGCGAACTCGGGGGCATCTCGTACCTCGCGATGGAATACGTCCAGGGCGTCGCACTCGACCGGTATATCGAGAAGAAGAACCCGCTGCCCGTTACCACCATTGTCCAACTCGCGCGCCAGATCGCTCTCGGTCTGGCCGCGGCCCACAAGCGGGGCATCATTCACCGCGATATTAAGCCCGCAAACATCATCCTGGAATACGAGACGAACACCGCGAAGATCGCCGATTTCGGGCTCGCGCGGAACGGGGCCGATGGCGGCAACTTGTCGCAAACCGGGGGGCTGATCGGTACGCCCTACTTCATGGCCCCGGAGCAAATTCAAGGGCAACCCGCGACCGTGGCCTCGGACCTGTTCAGTCTGGGCGGTGTGTTGTATTCGCTGTGCACCGGTATCCCGCCGTTCCCGGAGAAATCTCTGGCCGCGGTCCTCTACGCGGTGTGCTCGGCGGAACCGAAACCGATCTACAAGCTCCGATCGGACATTCCGCAGTGGCTCGAAGACGTGGTGATGAAGCTCCTGAGCAAAGATCCCACCCAGCGGTTCAAGAACGCTTCCGAGGTCGCAGACGCGCTTATCAAGAGTACGCACTGA
- a CDS encoding Gfo/Idh/MocA family protein: MIKLGILDFDTSHCVEFTKRLNHIGKDAEQFVEGAKVVIGCAGESKLSPERIEGYAKEMKGYGVALVDKPADMIGKVDGVLIEAVDGTVHYERAKPFLEAGVPCFVDKPYACSLTDAKKIADLAAKKKLSLFSSSSLRYAPEVVEYAADAKHGKIAGCVVYGPASHSPIPERNAGLFHYGIHAVEMLYTLMGPGCKRVTCTSEKGADIVTGQWADGRVASVRGTRAPATGFGFTAFAEKGVQAVTVPSKFIYRELLKKVVEMFKTGKAPLDIAETIEIVAFIEAANRSGANHGTGETVKV; encoded by the coding sequence ATGATTAAGCTCGGCATCCTCGACTTCGACACGTCGCACTGCGTCGAGTTCACCAAGAGGCTGAACCACATCGGCAAGGACGCGGAACAGTTCGTGGAGGGGGCGAAGGTCGTGATCGGGTGCGCGGGGGAATCGAAGCTATCGCCCGAGCGCATCGAGGGCTACGCCAAGGAGATGAAGGGGTACGGGGTCGCGCTCGTCGACAAGCCCGCCGACATGATCGGCAAGGTGGACGGGGTGCTGATCGAGGCCGTGGACGGAACCGTTCACTACGAGCGTGCCAAGCCGTTCCTCGAAGCCGGTGTTCCGTGCTTTGTCGACAAACCCTACGCCTGCTCGCTCACTGACGCGAAGAAGATCGCGGATTTGGCCGCGAAGAAGAAACTCTCGCTGTTTTCGTCGTCGTCGCTCCGGTACGCGCCGGAGGTGGTCGAGTACGCGGCGGACGCGAAGCACGGTAAAATCGCGGGTTGCGTGGTGTACGGACCCGCGTCCCACTCGCCCATTCCAGAACGCAACGCGGGGCTGTTCCACTACGGCATCCACGCGGTCGAAATGCTCTACACGCTCATGGGGCCGGGGTGCAAGCGCGTCACCTGCACCAGCGAAAAGGGCGCGGACATCGTCACCGGCCAGTGGGCCGACGGGCGCGTGGCGAGCGTCCGCGGCACGCGCGCCCCGGCGACCGGGTTCGGCTTCACGGCGTTCGCCGAGAAGGGCGTCCAGGCGGTCACGGTGCCGAGCAAGTTCATCTACCGCGAGTTGCTCAAGAAGGTCGTGGAGATGTTTAAAACGGGGAAGGCCCCGCTGGACATCGCCGAAACGATCGAAATCGTTGCGTTCATCGAGGCCGCGAACCGGAGCGGCGCGAACCACGGGACCGGCGAAACCGTTAAAGTGTGA
- a CDS encoding MFS transporter — MSSASSPGNSPGRNEKILFWASFFTLIAAGMGFSIRSDIIANWGKDYGFTQTELGQVTGMGLAGFGVAIIFFSFVTDLFGYGVLMVLAFLLHLIAVLTTLAAPFAFQSSGKEGAYWCLFIGQFTFSLANGTCEAVINPLTASLFPKNKTHWLNILHAGWPGGLVLGALVGLGLNQVGGIGWQIRWGIVLLPVLVYGAMMFGRKFPHSEAKSSGVPVGTMIITLLSPILLFLFVLHALVGYVELGTDSWIVDITKAVLASPDKALLAFIWTNVLMFTLRFFAGPIVEKINPVGLLFISAVLGVAGLWMLGQSFTDSIWPWMAAVTVYGIGKTFYWPTLLGVISERFPKGGALALGVSGGIGMISAGLLGGPGIGFEQDLYASKKLQDNSPGTYERYKSGAENGFPIPGIFPKVVGLDGAKKGVLMDNGEQLAADLAKLQSAGKKDENLEKLNAWWQTAKSHAEEDKPRVQESNIVGGKSALEVTALVPAALAVGFLLLILYFMATGGYKQVHLEAARPSGRPAGGADAGDWGR; from the coding sequence GTGAGTAGCGCGTCCTCTCCCGGTAATTCTCCCGGCCGGAACGAGAAAATTCTCTTCTGGGCCAGCTTTTTCACCCTGATCGCGGCCGGTATGGGGTTCTCCATTCGGTCCGATATCATCGCAAATTGGGGGAAGGACTACGGATTCACCCAAACAGAACTTGGCCAAGTCACAGGGATGGGGCTAGCCGGGTTCGGCGTCGCGATCATCTTCTTCAGCTTCGTAACCGACCTGTTCGGGTACGGAGTGCTGATGGTGTTGGCGTTCCTCCTTCACTTGATCGCGGTCCTCACGACCCTGGCCGCGCCATTCGCGTTCCAGAGTAGCGGGAAGGAGGGCGCGTACTGGTGCTTGTTCATCGGACAGTTCACGTTCTCGCTGGCGAACGGAACGTGTGAGGCCGTCATCAATCCGTTGACCGCGAGCCTGTTCCCCAAGAACAAGACGCACTGGTTGAACATTCTTCACGCCGGGTGGCCCGGTGGGTTGGTCCTTGGCGCTCTGGTGGGGCTGGGGCTGAACCAGGTGGGTGGGATCGGCTGGCAGATCCGCTGGGGGATTGTGCTGCTGCCGGTGCTCGTGTACGGCGCGATGATGTTCGGTCGGAAGTTCCCGCACTCGGAGGCCAAGTCTTCGGGTGTTCCGGTCGGCACGATGATTATCACCCTGCTGTCTCCGATCCTGTTGTTCCTGTTCGTGTTGCACGCGCTGGTCGGGTACGTCGAACTCGGCACCGATAGCTGGATCGTGGACATCACCAAGGCCGTGCTCGCCAGCCCGGACAAGGCACTATTGGCCTTCATCTGGACGAACGTGCTCATGTTCACGCTGCGGTTCTTCGCTGGGCCGATCGTCGAAAAGATCAACCCGGTTGGGCTTCTGTTCATCAGTGCCGTGCTGGGCGTGGCCGGGTTGTGGATGCTCGGACAGTCGTTTACCGACTCGATCTGGCCGTGGATGGCCGCTGTCACGGTCTACGGGATCGGGAAGACGTTCTACTGGCCCACGCTGCTCGGGGTGATCTCCGAACGGTTCCCGAAGGGCGGCGCGCTCGCGCTGGGTGTGAGCGGCGGGATCGGAATGATCTCGGCCGGGTTGCTCGGTGGTCCTGGGATCGGGTTCGAGCAGGATCTGTACGCGAGCAAAAAGCTTCAGGACAACAGCCCCGGTACTTACGAGCGGTACAAGTCGGGTGCGGAGAACGGGTTCCCGATTCCGGGCATCTTCCCGAAGGTGGTCGGGCTGGACGGTGCGAAGAAGGGCGTCCTGATGGACAACGGCGAGCAACTTGCCGCGGACCTTGCAAAACTCCAAAGCGCCGGCAAGAAGGACGAGAACCTGGAGAAGCTCAACGCCTGGTGGCAAACCGCCAAGTCTCACGCCGAAGAGGACAAGCCGCGCGTCCAGGAGTCGAATATTGTGGGCGGCAAGTCCGCCCTGGAGGTCACCGCTCTTGTCCCCGCGGCCCTTGCGGTTGGGTTCCTACTGCTGATCCTCTACTTCATGGCAACGGGCGGGTACAAGCAGGTCCACCTGGAAGCGGCCCGGCCCAGCGGTCGCCCTGCCGGGGGCGCCGATGCTGGAGATTGGGGTCGGTAG
- a CDS encoding MBL fold metallo-hydrolase: MILTDTQTGTRTFTFLGTGTSMGVPMLGCDCHVCTSANPKNHRYRCSVLISTAAGHILIDTAPEMRLQLLRENIKLVSAVVYTHYHVDHLFGLDDLRVFPVKLNGPLPIYCTDETEEIIRQAFAYVFAPGSEDLPVGMVPRLTLQRIDERPFEVLGQRFTPIPLVHGRFNVFGFRVGEVAYCTDVSGIPDRSWPLLENLDVLVIDALKPGKPHPSHFNVEQALEAIERIKPRRAYFTHMAHTMEYDELMRTLPKGVEPAYDGLKFTF; the protein is encoded by the coding sequence GTGATACTAACCGACACGCAAACCGGCACGCGCACGTTCACGTTCCTCGGCACTGGCACCTCAATGGGGGTGCCGATGCTCGGTTGCGACTGCCACGTCTGCACCTCCGCGAACCCCAAGAACCACCGCTACCGCTGTTCGGTGCTCATCAGTACCGCCGCGGGGCACATCCTGATCGACACCGCTCCCGAGATGCGGCTGCAACTGCTCCGCGAGAACATCAAGCTCGTCAGCGCGGTCGTGTACACGCACTACCACGTCGACCACCTGTTCGGGCTCGACGACCTCCGCGTCTTCCCGGTCAAACTCAACGGCCCGCTCCCGATCTACTGCACCGACGAGACGGAAGAGATCATCCGCCAGGCGTTCGCCTATGTTTTTGCTCCCGGGAGCGAGGATCTGCCAGTCGGGATGGTTCCGCGCCTCACGCTCCAGCGGATCGACGAGCGCCCGTTCGAGGTGCTGGGGCAGCGGTTCACCCCGATCCCGCTCGTCCACGGGCGATTCAACGTGTTCGGGTTCCGCGTCGGGGAAGTCGCGTACTGCACTGACGTGAGTGGCATCCCGGACCGGAGTTGGCCGCTCCTGGAGAACCTCGACGTGCTCGTGATCGACGCACTCAAGCCGGGCAAGCCGCACCCGTCGCACTTCAACGTGGAGCAAGCACTGGAGGCCATCGAGCGCATTAAACCGCGCCGGGCGTACTTCACGCACATGGCTCACACGATGGAGTACGACGAACTGATGCGCACGCTCCCGAAGGGCGTCGAGCCGGCCTACGACGGGCTGAAGTTCACGTTTTAG
- a CDS encoding UTP--glucose-1-phosphate uridylyltransferase, whose protein sequence is MTSPPAELAARLQTHGQEHALLGWDSLTSEARTTLVQQLEALDLAELATLRERANATEALPTQFEPVPITPATFTAEERARGAEALRRGEVAALLVAGGQGSRLGALQPKGMFPAGAISGAPLFQIHAEKVLATGRRYGHAVPLLIMTSPATDAPTRVFFAENNNFGLAPEQITFFQQGTMPAVCPRTGKLLFEAPGKLFLSPNGHGGTLTALADSGALRALVARGVKHVSYFQVDNPLVKVLDPGFIGRHIAANSEASSKVVGKTAPGEKVGVLVSANGRCSIIEYMLLPRPLAEEREPTGELRFRAGSPAIHLFSVAFLERVTRTAAGSLPYRAALKAVAHFDPQTGQSVPTPKEPNAVKFERFIFDALPHADRWLAVETLRAEEFAPIKNASGADSPETARAAQIALHTDWLRRAGIDTHGHAVEVSPLFALDAEQLAEKLRGSEPVKIVEPTVFK, encoded by the coding sequence ATGACTTCCCCCCCCGCCGAACTCGCCGCCCGCCTGCAAACCCACGGGCAGGAACACGCACTGCTCGGCTGGGATTCGCTTACCTCAGAGGCCCGCACGACCCTCGTTCAACAGCTCGAAGCCCTCGATCTTGCGGAACTCGCCACACTGCGCGAACGAGCCAACGCAACTGAAGCTCTCCCCACGCAGTTCGAGCCGGTTCCTATTACCCCTGCTACGTTCACGGCGGAAGAACGGGCGCGCGGTGCGGAGGCGCTCCGGCGCGGCGAGGTCGCGGCGCTGCTCGTCGCCGGCGGGCAGGGGAGTCGACTCGGGGCGCTCCAACCGAAGGGGATGTTCCCGGCCGGGGCGATTTCGGGCGCGCCGCTCTTTCAGATCCACGCCGAGAAGGTGCTGGCCACGGGCCGCCGGTACGGGCACGCGGTCCCGCTCCTCATCATGACCAGCCCCGCGACGGACGCCCCCACTCGCGTGTTCTTCGCCGAAAATAACAATTTCGGACTCGCGCCCGAACAGATTACCTTCTTCCAGCAGGGCACGATGCCCGCGGTGTGCCCGCGCACGGGGAAGCTTCTTTTTGAGGCTCCCGGTAAGCTCTTCCTCAGCCCGAACGGGCACGGCGGGACGCTTACCGCGCTGGCCGATAGCGGCGCACTCCGGGCGCTCGTCGCACGCGGAGTGAAGCACGTTTCGTACTTTCAGGTCGATAACCCGCTGGTAAAGGTGCTCGATCCCGGGTTCATCGGGCGCCACATCGCGGCGAACTCCGAAGCATCGTCGAAGGTGGTGGGGAAGACCGCGCCGGGGGAGAAGGTCGGCGTGCTGGTATCCGCGAACGGGCGCTGTTCGATCATTGAGTACATGCTGCTGCCCAGGCCCCTCGCCGAGGAACGCGAGCCGACTGGCGAACTCCGGTTCCGCGCGGGCAGCCCCGCGATCCACCTGTTCAGCGTGGCGTTTCTGGAGCGCGTCACGCGCACGGCGGCCGGATCGCTGCCGTACCGGGCCGCGCTCAAGGCGGTCGCCCACTTCGACCCACAAACTGGCCAGAGCGTTCCCACACCGAAGGAACCGAACGCGGTGAAATTCGAGCGCTTCATCTTCGACGCGCTGCCGCACGCGGACCGGTGGCTCGCGGTCGAAACGCTGCGGGCCGAGGAATTCGCGCCGATCAAGAACGCGAGCGGGGCGGACTCGCCCGAAACCGCACGGGCCGCACAAATCGCACTGCACACGGACTGGCTCCGGCGCGCCGGGATCGATACACACGGCCACGCGGTCGAGGTGTCCCCGCTGTTCGCGCTCGACGCGGAACAACTCGCCGAAAAACTCCGCGGCAGTGAACCCGTCAAGATTGTCGAACCGACAGTATTTAAGTAA